The genomic window aactacctagctgtgtggccttgggcaagccacttaaccccattgccttgcaaaaacctaaaaaaatggtgAAGTTTGGAGAAGGAATGAGTGGGCttaggagaaaaatataattaattctatttctgactttgttaactgtgtgacctctttgtgcctcagtttcttcatctataaaggaaGAGGATTGAACTTTTTGATCTATAAGGTCTCttacaactctaaatctatgatctggtAAGAGCAGTTTAGTATTGTAATAATAAAGTTTGGAGTAGGGTTACATTTGTAGCTCTATTACTTATTAGCTGGATGTTGgacaaaatcatttaacttttatgaGACTCAGtattatcatttgtaaaatgaaaataataccactttcggggaggctaggtggtgcagtggatagagcactggccctggagtcaggagtacctgagttcaaatctggcctcagacacttaataattatctgtgtggccttgggcaagccacttaaccccattgccttgcaaaaacctaaaaaataatagtaataataataataccacttTCAAAGATTATTGAGAGGAATGTTGTGTCAAATTCAAAGCACTAGGAAAACATATTATTAGTGCTTATTCCTAGCATTCTCAGTAGATAAAGGGTAAATTGTGGCCCCAATTCAGACTCACATTCTAACTAGATTCTACATTAAAAACTAAGTTTaccttctttctcttaatttccCTTCTCAATTTCTTATCTCCGAGGTTCACAGCCTAGAATTCCCATTAAGTTCCCTTCTGTCCTCTTTGCTACATCCAGTTCATCCTACACCTTCTCCTTTTTACCACTTTGAATCTCAGAAACCTAGACAGACAATTTCCAGAATGGACTCATCTCTGGGCTTACTTGAATAATTCCTTTAATGAGTACTCCAAGGGGAATGATATGCACTCAAGTCCTGAATTGCAGACAGATAATCAGTAATCAGTGTTCCCACCATGTAAGAGTTTCTTGAACTCCTCCAGGACTAATTATCAAGATACTCTTAGACCTAGAAGGGATTGCTGAAGGACATCTATTTTAACCCTCTTATTCTCAGTTAAAGACATTGAAGCCAATCCAAGGAAATGCCTTGCTAGAGATCTCATTGCCTCTTGGATGGACTAGTTAAACAGATTCTTCTCCCAATTAGGGCCCTGGTCCATTATCACCTATGTATCAAAGACATATTTcaagaataattttcttaatgatCATGCATTAAAAATGACTCCCTATTGTCTAAATGATAGGAACTGGATCCTTGATATTTTAATACTAGAGGGATCTCCCAGATGAGGTATCAGCACAGGTCTACATCTTCTCTGCAATGTAGTCCTAAGGGAGTTGCCTCAAGCATCTCAAGCATTTAGTTTTTAATTGACTTGCTTAATATAACATAGCTATTCtgtgtcagagataggacttaAACTGAGGTCTTGGTTATCAGGAGGATAGTTCTTTATCCATCTGACTATACTTGTTGCCTCTTGGATTGAATCATTGCAAATGTGACAGATTTGACACATTTTCATTAAGAACTAACAAGAGCTATAAGTTCTATGGGATGGAAGCAAGGAAATATAGAGATGGATTTCTTTACTGATGCAGATGCCTAGAGCTATAAACTCTAGAggagataaaaatgtaaataaggcAGGTCTTCATGAAGCTTACTACCTAGGAGAAGGACTATGGCACATAAACAAACAGAATATATGTGAAATAGAACAGCAATGGCAAAGTCATAGGGAAGTTCAACATACTGGATAGtttgaaaaaaagcaagaatcaTTCTTACCTGGAGGAACCAAGGAAAGCTCATGAAAGGCATGTGAGTTGATCTAGATCTCTCTTGATAGATAGAATTCCAATatgatcaaatatttattatgtcaGACACAGTGCTAGATGCTAGATGTGAGAAAGTTTGCATTTTACAGAAATGCGATAAGGTAAGAGAGAGTTTTCCATTAGAATACTTAAGAAACAGTATGGACAAAAGCATAGAGGTGAGAAAATTTGGAATACATGCAAATAATGCAGGTAAATTAGGCCATAATGGAAAGTATCAGCCAGGTAAGGTAGTAAAAGTACTATGGCACCAAATTGAAGGAGATTGGTCTTTATTGAATAAGTCAGAGGTTCTCAAAATGTGGTTTGGGAATGCCTAGAAAGCCCCCAAGATCTTTTCAGGGGGGGCCAATGAGctcaaaacattttcattataGTATTAAGTtaccttaatttttaatttaattttgtaagTATTGAAAGATATAATTCACATAAATAGAAACTCTTTGGGGAAAGGATCCTCAGTAACCTTTAAAAGTGCAAAGTGAAAAGGGATCTCTGAAACTAAAAATAACCACTGGGGTAAGAATAGGAAAACAGTGAAGATTGAATAGAGGAGTTTAGAGGacctttctatgcttcacttaGATTATTCTGACAGCTAAGTGAAAGATAGATTGAAGGGAATAGGTGGAAGGTACAAAGACTTTTTAGGAGAAATTCTCTTAGATATATGGTAATAAGAACCTATATTAAGGTAGAGTCTGAAAGACTAAGAGTTAAGAACTAAAGAAAAAGGactagatgagaaaatgaggaagaaggaagaatcaaagataatCCCAAGTTTTTGAATGTTGTGGATTCTGTAAATGGTGTTTCTTTTAATAGTCAAGGATCTATTCTGCCTGCTCCCTTCAGTCAAACTCTTGTCCAAAATGTAGTTTTGTGGAAAGTGAGGAAAGTGAAGAGAAGATGAATTTGTGAATGTGAACTGGATAATCATGTAATCTTATTGAATGACAATTCTGGAAATGGAAGAAAGCCAAGAAACTGCTGATAATTAATGAGATCTGAGAACCatacttcctctttttttcaagaATTCTGGGTTAcagttcccttctctttttttcagtccCTGCAGACTACTGAGGTAGCTCATGCTCCTATGGAAGGTTTTGCATTCAGCTCCAAATTTCTTTGGGTAACACTACTACTTTGGGGTAAGTGAAAGGTTTTGAGAAATGTTGGGATGGAAGCAAGGAAATAtagagatggattttttttattgatatagataCCCCAGTAGGAGTGGTATTTTAGGGATCTTTTCTAAGGAGTTCTGATCTTTCCCTTTGCCTATGGGTTCTTATTTGGAGACTGGCAGAAGAAACAAGGGTGAAAACTGAGCTTAATGAAGGTCTGAACTCAAAAATCCAACAACTCTAATTCCTTATTGATTTAAGATGTCTCTTCCAAGTCAGAGTTGTgtggaggaggaagagatttCTATAAAGAGATGGCATTTTTTGATGCAAATCCCTGGAGAATATTGACCCTTTTAGAGGCTGAGGAATTCCAGGTGAGAGATTCTCACAGCTCTGACTTCTCAGGaattggaagttttggatacaaCTGTGAGGAATCCCTAGAGCCAAAGATTTGACAAGAAGTGGTTCAATGTCAGTAGAGTAAAAGAAAGCTGGGTGTTGCTTTCATAACCTTGTCTTTTGGAAGGAGGTATTCAATACTTTCCTTAAATTAAAGTCTTCAATGAAAGCCCAGAGGTCTTATTTGAGTTGGATTGGCAGCTCTGATTAAGTGTGActagaggaaggagagaacatGGGAGCCCCAGCACTCAAATATTCATCAGTCCTGGAAGAGTTATGTAGGTACACACTAGTTCTGAAGATGACCCTGTACTTCTGACTGTGTAGGGTAGGGATGGGGCAGTTTGCTATAAAAAGGCACATTGGAACTTTTGTCCTCTAGAATTGTGCCTACTTCACCAGACACTCCAGTCCCTATCATGACAATAGCCTGACCTCTTGTACACCTATTTCCCTTGGAACTCAACATTACTCTCTGGTTTCTTACAGCTTCAAGTGGAAAGTCCACAGGTAAGTATTGCTGAcattctctctttgtctcttctacCTCTTGcctcttattttataatattaacaataacttCCATTTCTATAATCCTTTAAGgcttacaaaacatttttctcacaataatcctacaAGATAGGTAGGACATGTATTGATATGCCCATCTTTACACTATGACACTGAGATCCagagagcttaaatgatttgATTGCACTAGCACACTATCAGGATCTCACTATTTCTGAGTTTTTGTTTCTTCTACTCTCATATCCATGCTCACCCACTTGCTTGCCTCTTTTAGGTTAGTGTCACTGACTGATATAATCTCTCTCTTAAATTCTAGTTTATATTCACTACCTCTAAGAATGTAGTTTTAGACCTAGATAGGGCATCTAGTCCaagtaattcattttaaaaatgaggaactgCATCCCAGGGAGCATAAGGGACTTGACCATGTTGCACATGAAAGTTCCCTGCTGGTTTCTTCTTGTAATGATCTCTCTTATAACCCTGGCACTTCATATTGATGAATCCTTATCAGAAGTCTCACCTTTAAGCATTTTACCTGGATATGAATCTTTCCTTCCTCTATCAGATGAGTTCTAGGATGGCAaagattttcctattttttctttcccttcagtaCCCAGGATATCAGAATCTCAAATGAAGGAAGGATTGTTTGACTGTCAGATGGTCTTTGGAATCATTTCTGAATTTTTGAATTAGAGCAACTTTATAAAGGTCCTTTCCTTTGCCTCTCTTTCTGCCCTTTGATCCATAGATGCTGTTTCAAGGGCTATAGCCTCCCTAAGTCCCTCATGGAGAGTTCTCAGTGGAACAAATGTGACTTTTTCCTGTGAAGACCCAAGCAACTCCAGTAGTAACGAGATCAAATGGTTTCACAATGGCTCCAGCATCTCATTCCGAACTTCCAGTTTCAGTATCATTGTTTCTGTTGGAAATAGTGGAGAATATCGATGTCAGACTAGTAATTCTACCCGAAGTGACCCTATATATCTTGGAGTCTACATAGGTAAGTGTTGAATCTAAGACCTGGGACAAGGGTCCAGAAGggtaagaatgaataaaaaaaatttaagtgcttAATGTTTCTTAGATTTATGTacacaaatttaaaaacaaaagcaagatgGTCACTGTCCTACAGGAACTAATGTTCTTTATAGGAGAGTTACAGAATAGATACATAAGCTTGTAAAGTTGAAAAGTGCAGCATTAGTATAGGTGGAAAGGTATAAAGGTATTTAAGATAAACCAGTAATTAATATAATAGTGCCCAGGACTCTAGGGCACTAAGCAGATGTTAAACAATTTATGGATacacacacaaatgtacatatacttGAATTTTTATGACCAATATATGAATAttgatatttcaaatatttgaatataatttaaatagtgcatactatatatatatacatatatatgtttatatctacctatatatctatcatctatctatcctttctctcattcctacattctatttatttcttcctataCTTTATTAAATAGTTCTACTAAGTGTTTCAGTTCTggccttcccctttccccatcttCTTGTTCTCCCTCCTAGACAGTTCTCCACAtccatcctcttttcttttttgcaaggtttagGACTGATTTGATTCATAGACCTCAACTGCTGTGGTAAGGATTCTCATTGAGACACTGGTAAGTCTGAAGATCGGTAGTCAATTTGCCTCAGTTATGCACAGATTGTAGGGTTGCTCTGGGACAGTTCAAGTTGTGTATAAAGGAGGCCATGGATGGTATTGGGGGTCAAAGCACCTGTAGTATGAATCTTGAGCTTTTGTacacacaaaaacacatacacacatatacacaaacatggAATTAACTCCAAAAGTTGTCTAAAATTGCCACAACTTTAGGTGCCACAGGGTAATCCTAAGATCATAAGAAGGTTAGGAAAAggtagaaggaagggagaagttCCTCAGGTATGCACGCAGTCACAGACTGGTAAGTTGATCTTCAGAGCTTCTTTGTCCTATAACAATTTAGAATGAATTCTATTGCTTTTCTTTatcctgttatttttttctgcttttgagGGTTCTTTGGTATAATGAAGAGAGAGCCACCCTCAGGATAACTATCTCTCACTCTGCCTTCCTCCCAAAATTCCCTTNNNNNNNNNNNNNNNNNNNNNNNNNNNNNNNNNNNNNNNNNNNNNNNNNNNNNNNNNNNNNNNNNNNNNNNNNNNNNNNNNNNNNNNNNNNNNNNNNNNNgttcagttttttaaaacttcttttaagtttttccccttcctatcttatggttttctttcttcccccttagttctaattcctaattctaatatgtaaatatgttaaacacaaatgtacatgtacaacttttaccatacTGTTCTCCACtatggaagagggaagagaaaggagggtagtagaaaaatgtgcaactcatagatttgcaaatagatgaatgttgaaagactACCacagcatgtaattggaaaaataaaagaaaatttcaattaataataaaataaaaataaagataaagatgtcaaaaatgtttttcaagcaaaatgagaggaaagaaaaaatcaacaaagatTATTAAAGGACCTCTATGTACCAACATCTTGGTAAAGTTAGAAAGGTTGTGAATTTGAAGCTCAGGATGTAGTTTTAAATCATCATTCTGTCCACTTACTGAAACTGAAGAAATGGTTACCATATTGAAGTACAAATTACCTATTCCTGACTCAGGAAGTAGTAACATAAAGTAACCAGGCCTCTTTCAAGGCCCTTTAATTGGAATGAGTACACTTTAAATCCTTTAATCAGGATCCATTGGAAGGCAAGTTTAGTGCCAACAGTGATGATAATTCTAGCTCCAATAGTGTATAATAAACTTGCTACCATTAAAAAGGTTTTAGTTGACTCTTGGGATGGAGCTGGTGGTCTGACAACTGGCAAGCTACCACCTGGCCCAGCCCCTATGCCTCAGAGCCCCCTTGATG from Macrotis lagotis isolate mMagLag1 chromosome 2, bilby.v1.9.chrom.fasta, whole genome shotgun sequence includes these protein-coding regions:
- the LOC141511236 gene encoding low affinity immunoglobulin gamma Fc region receptor III-A-like, which translates into the protein MEGFAFSSKFLWVTLLLWASSGKSTDAVSRAIASLSPSWRVLSGTNVTFSCEDPSNSSSNEIKWFHNGSSISFRTSSFSIIVSVGNSGEYRCQTSNSTRSDPIYLGVYIGKC